The sequence below is a genomic window from Microbacterium sp. SORGH_AS_0888.
CCACCTTCGGAGCACGGGCCACGACCACTCCTGGTTCGTGCTGTCGCAGCGCATCGTCGAGAAGGAGTTCACGCTCTCGGGCAGCGAGCAGAACCCCGACCTGACGGGCAAGGACATCCCGCTGCTCGTGCGCTCGCGGCTGGGGAAGGGAGCGGCGGGGCCCGTGCGGGCCTTCCTCGACCGCGGCGCGGACTTCGTCGTGCGCGACTCGCTCGACGACCTCCTCGAGGGGATGCGGGCGCTCCCCGGGGGCGAGGCGCTCGAGGCCGCACGGGCGCGGGCCGAGATCGAGGCGCGCGACCGGGAGATGGACAACGACTTCACCAAGGACGCGCAGATCGCGATGCTGCGCTCTGCACGGGCGTTCCGAGGCGACCGGCTCGTGCGCACGGCCGCTCCCCACCGCATCCTGGATCCCGCGGCGGGCCCGCTCATCGCGGTCAAGCTGCACGTGCTGACCCGCAAGTCGCTCGGGGGCATCGAGACCGACCTGCAGGCGCGGGCGCTCCGCGCCGACGGCACGCCCCTGCCGGGTCTCTACGCCGCGGGCGAGGCGAGCGGCTTCGGCGGCGGCGGCGTGCACGGGTACCGGGCGCTCGAGGGCACCTTCCTCGGCGGGTGCCTGTTCTCGGGGCGGGCCGCCGGGCGCGCCGCCGCCCGGTCGGTCTGACCGCCCGGCCGGCCCCGCTCCCTCGACGGATCAGGACATCTCGCCGCCGCAGGGTGCCCGAGGCACACGCTCTCCTGCTGCGGCCATGTGTCCTGATGCGGACGGCGCGGATGGCGACGGATCAGGCCGCGCCGGTCGCGCGCACGGGGGTCAGCCCCGCACGCACGGCGCGCCGCACCAGCACGTGCCCGCGGCGCAGCGTGAGTCGGGACCACCCCGGCGCCGTCCGCAGCGACGCTTGCTCCTCGCCGTGCACGAACCCCATCGTGACGGCGGCGAAGGCGACCGCCCGCGGGAGGTCGAGCAGCTGATCGTCGGGGGCGCCCCAGACGTGCGCCCGCACGGTGCGCACCAGATCCTCCCCCGGATCGACCGGCAGCTCGTGCGCCACCGCGGTCATGCCCCATTGCGCGCGGGCGGAGAGCACGGATGCGGCGATCTCGCCGCCGGGCTCCCAGCCGCTCCGCGGCGGTGAGATGCCCGCCCAGGTCGCCGTCACCGAGGTCTCCGGGAGCGCCAGCTCTCCCGCGGCCGATGTCGCCACGAGGCCCGGCGCCGCCACCGCGAGATCGCACTCCAGCTCCGGATCGACGGGCACCACCCGCATCGCGAGCACGGTCGGAACGTCGTCCAGCAGCGTCCGCGGTGCGAGCGCCGCGGTGGTCATGACGAGCACGCCCGCACGCGCCTGCAGCCGCACGGCGGTGTCCGTGCCGAGGGTCCCCGCGCGCCCCGCGAAGGTCAGCGCATCGGCCGCGGCGTCGGCATCCGGGAACAGGAGACGGAAGGGCATCGAACTAAGCTATCAATCGTCGATGTCGAGACGACCGGAGGATGCCGTGGAACCCGCCCCCTACCCGGACGCCGACCCCGCCGACGCGCTGCTGTCGGTCCTCTCGCTCAACTCCACCGAGGCGCGCACGACCGAGGACATCTTCACCGGTGTCTCGCACCCCATGCCCCGCGGTCGCGTGTTCGGCGGTCAGGTGCTGGCCCAGTCCGTGCTCGCCGCCTCACGCACGGTCGATCCGGACCGCCCGATCCACTCGATGCACGGCTACTTCCTGCGCCCGGGCGACACCGCGCACGGCATCACCTTCGCGGTCGACCGGCTCCGCGACGGGCGGTCGTTCACGGCGCGTCGGACCCAGGCCTTCCAGCAGGGTGTGCCGATCTTCTCGATGATCGCATCGTTCCAGATCGAGGAGGACGGCCTCGATCACGCCGAGCCGATGCCGGACGTCCCCGGGCCGGAGGAGCTCTCGGACCCGGAGCTCGACTCGCTCCACCCGCTCAACCCGCAGACGGTCGTCGGGCTTCCGCTGCAGGCCCGTCACGTGGAGGGCTCGCTGTGGGCCGGAGACCGGGTCGCTTCGAGCCCCTCTCAGAACGTGTGGATCCGGGTCCGCCGTCGCCTGCCGGACGACCCGCTCCTGCACCGCGCGGCACTCGCCTACATGTCGGACATGTCGATCCAGGAGTCCGTGCTGCGTGCCCACGGCCTGACCTGGTCGGCGGGCGACGTCAACGTCGCGAGCCTGGATCACGCCATGTGGTGGCACCGGCCCGCACGCGCCGACGAATGGCTTCTGTACGCCCAGACCTCGCCCACCGCACGCGGCGCACGCGGTCTGTCCACGGGCCGTCTCTACACGCGGGACGGGGAGCTGGTGGCCTCCGTCGCCCAGGAGATCATGGTGCGCGTGCCGACGGATCAGCGACGCGAGTAGCGGATCGGCTCGCCCAGGTAGGGCTCCCACGCCGCGCGCATCTCGGGCGTCAGTCGCACGGGGCGGCCGCTGGCGGCATCCACGAAGACGATCACCGCGGACGACCGGGCGTACAGCACCTGCTCACCGGCTGCGCGCGGGCTGTAGACCTCGTAGCAGACCTCGCCGCTGGAGCCGCCCAGCCGGCCGAACCACAGCTGCACGTCGAGCGGATCGCTCTGGTACGGGACCGGTCGGAGGTACTCGATCTCCTGTCGGGCGATGAGGGTCAGCAGCTCCGTCCCCGCAGGCACGACCGCCGTGGGGTATCTCGGCTCACCGCTCTCGGGCGCCCAGAACGCGCGCACCCGGCACTCCTCGAGCAGCTTCAGCATCGAGGTGTTGTTGACGTGGTTGAACGCGTCCAGATCCCCCCACCGGAGGTCGATCGGGATGTGGAGGCGCACGGCGTCAGTCACGCGTGAGCTTGCGGTGCGTCGAGCGGTGCGGGTTCGCCGCGTCGGGACCGAGACGCTCGATCTTGTTCGCCTCGTACGCCTCGAAGTTGCCCTCGAACCAGTACCAGGCGTCGGGGTGCTCGTCGGTGCCCTCATAGGCCAGGATGTGGGTGGCGATGCGGTCGAGGAACCACCGGTCGTGCGTGATCACGACGGCGCAGCCGGGGAACTCGAGCAGCGCGTTCTCGAGCGACTGCAGCGTCTCGACATCCAGGTCGTTGGTCGGCTCGTCGAGCAGCAGCAGGTTGCCGCCCTCCTTGAGCGTGAGGGCGAGGTTCAGCCGGTTCCGCTCGCCGCCGGAGAGCACACCCGCCTTCTTCTGCTGGTCCGGCCCCTTGAAGCCGAACTTGGAGACGTAGGCGCGCGAGGGGATCTCCGTCTTGCCGACCGTGATGATGTCGAGTCCCTCCGACACGACCTCCCACAGCGTCTTGTTCGGGTCGATGTTGGCGCGGCTCTGATCGACATAGCTGATCTTGACCGTCTCGCCGATCTTGAGCTCGCCGCCGTCGAGCGGCTCCAGCCCGACGATCGTCTTGAACAACGTCGTCTTTCCGACGCCGTTGGGGCCGATGACCCCCACGATGCCGTTCGGCGGGAGGCTGAAGCTCAGGCCGTCGATGAGAGACCGATCGCCGAACGCCTTCCGGAGCTTCTTCGCCTCGATCACGACGCTGCCCAGGCGCGGCCCCGGCGGGATCTGGATCTCCTCGAAGTCGAGCTTGCGCGTGCGCTCCGCCTCCGCGGCCATCTCCTCGTAGCGAGCCAGACGCGCCTTCGACTTCGTCTGCCGGCCCTTGGCGCTCGATCGCACCCACTCGAGCTCGTCCTTCAGCCGCTTGGCCAGCTTGGCGTCCTTCTTGCCCTGGACATCGAGACGCTCGGCCTTCTTCTCGAGGTAGGTCGAGTAGTTGCCCTCGTAGCCGATGAGCCGACCACGGTCGACCTCGGCGATCCACTCGGCGACGTTGTCGAGGAAGTACCGATCGTGCGTGATCGCGATCACCGCGCCCTTGTAGGACTGCAGGTGCTGCTCGAGCCAGAGCACGCTCTCGGCGTCGAGGTGGTTGGTGGGCTCGTCCAACAGCAGCAGATCGGGCTTCTGCAGCAGCAGGCGGGCGAGCGCGACGCGGCGGCGCTCGCCGCCGGAGAGCTTCGTGACGGGCTCGTCGCCGGCGGGGGTGCGCAACGCATCCATCGCCTGCTCCAGCTGCGAGTCGAGGTCCCAGCCGTCGGCGGCGTCGATCTCCTCCTGCAGCACGCCCATCTCGGCCAGCAGCGCGTCGAAGTCGGCGTCGGGGTCGGCCATGAGCGCGGAGATCTCGTTGAACCGGTCGAGCTTGGGCTTGATCGCGACGCCCTCCTGGATGTTCTCCAGGACCGTCTTGGTCTCGTCGAGCTCCGGCTCCTGCATGAGGATGCCGACGGTGTATCCGGGCGAGAGCTTGGCCTCACCGTTGGAGGGCTGGTCCAGGCCCGCCATGATCTTCAGGATCGTCGACTTCCCGGCCCCGTTGGGACCGACCATGCCGATCTTCGCGCCCGGCAGGAACGCCATCGTGACGTCGTCGAGGATCAGCTTCTCGCCCACCGCTTTGCGGGCACGGACCATGGAGTAGATGTACTCAGCCATAACCAGGCCAGTCTAGACGGCGGGCAGGCTCCCGCCCGCCGTCACCAGTCGATGGGGCGGGTCGTGCCGAGGAGGCAGGCGCTTCCGCCGAGCACAGCGGGCTCGACGACGGCGACCGCGGATCCCGTGGCCGGCCCGACCTGGCCGATCAGGCACTGGCCATCACGCCAGAGCACGGAGAACTGGATGCTCTCCGCGGGGTTTCCCACGGTCGACTCGTCCGGAGTGACCTGCATCGACTGCTTCGGGAACCCGGCGGCGACCAGCGCATCGATGTAAGCGCGGCCGTGGACCTGATCGGGTCCCGCCCAGACCTGCTGCACGATCTGGGTGAAGTACGGCAGGTTCTGCGCGGCGCTGCCCTCGGGCACGAGCGCGGGAGCCGCCGGGACGGTCGCTGCGGGGGTCGGGGTGTCGGAGAGGGTCGGCGTCTCCGTCGGCACCACCGGCTGCGGGGAGCTGCATCCCGCGATCACGATGGTCAGGGCGACCGCCCCGGCGGAGACGACGGAGCGGAAGCGGGGGGACGTCACCCCTCGAGTGTACGCGGCGCCCCCGAGAGCCTCAGAACGGCGTGTCCTCCGGGGGTGCGCCGGCCGGCACCGGCTCCGCGGCCGGCTCGACCGGTCGCGCGGCGACCCAGGGATCCGGGACCGCCGCCGGCGCGCCCCAGTCGCCCGCCGTCCCGGAGGCCGCCTCCGACGTCGGCGTCGACGCGGGAGCGGAGCGCGGAGCCTCCTGGAACAGGCTCGTGCCCCACAGCAGATCGTGGCCGATGGCATCGGCATCCACCTCGACCGAGGTCCCGCGCCCGGAGTCGTTCTCCCATGTCCGGATCCGCAGCTTTCCGGTCACGATGACCCGCTCCCCCCGACGGAGCGACGCGAACGCGTGCGTGCCGAGCGCGCGGAAGGCGCTCACGCTGTACCAGTTCGTGTGTCCGTCGACCCACTTGCCCTGCTGCGCGTCGAAGCGTCGCTGCGTGCATCCGACGCGGAACTTCGTCACCTCGACGCCGTTGCCGATGTCACGGCGTTCCGGCGCGGCGGCGACGTTCCCGACGATCGTGATGGTCTCGCTCATTGATCTCTCCTCCTCTGGACGATGGATGCCGCGGTGCCCGGTGCCCGATTCGAGCACCGCGGCTGCAGCCAGCATCCGTCGGCGAGGGCGCGCCGGAGCCGCCGTCTCCCGATCCGTGGAGAAGGTGACTCGCGCACACGCCTGTGGAGGAGAGGGTGCGCGTCTGTCAGTGCTGGCGGAACTCCGGCCAGTCGGCGCCCGGGGCCTGCTGCGCGTGCAGCGCGTTCTTCGCGATCTCCATCGTGGGGTACGAACCCAGGACGTCGTCCGCCCCGGCCATGGTCACGAGGTACACCTCGTCCTGTTTGCGGATCGTGCCGATCACACCGCCGCTGCCGTAGGCGACCCAGAGTGCTTGTGTCGTGCTCATCGTCGACCTCCCTTAGATACTGCGACGCTACGGCAACCACCCCAGCCGCACCATCCCTTCCGCCGCGGCTCCGGTACTCTGTGTGGGCACCCTCCCCCCGTAGCTCAGTGGACAGAGCGAGCGGTTTCTACCCGCCAGGCCGGGGGTTCGAATCCCTCCGGGGGGGCTGCCGCGCCGGGGCCCGTGTCTGCGGCCCCCAGTAGGATGACGTCATGAGTGTCACGGATGGCGACAGGCTGGTCTGGATCGACTGCGAGATGACGGGTCTCGACCTCGAGGTCGATCAGCTGGTCGAGATCGCGATCGTCGTGACGGACTTCGACTTGAACGTCCTCGACGAGGGCTTCCAGCTCGTCATCAAGCCCGACGACTCCGCGCTCGCGCACATGAACGACTTCGTGACCGACATGCACCGGTCCTCCGGCCTCCTCGACGAGATCCCGAACGGGGTCTCCGTCGCCGAGGCCGAGTTCCAGGCCCTCGAGTACATCCAGCGCTTCGCCCCCGTCGAAGGCCGCGCCCCTCTCGCCGGCAACACGATCGGAACCGACCGGATGTTCCTGGCCCGCTACATGCCGCGACTCGACCGCTGGCTTCACTACCGCAGCGTCGACGTGTCCAGCATCAAGGAGCTCTCCAAGCGCTGGTACCCGCGGGTGTTCCACAACGCGCCCGCCAAGCACGGCGGCCACCGGGCCCTCGCCGACATCCGGGAGTCGATCCGTGAGCTGGCCTACTACCGCCAGGCCGTGTTCGTTCCCGAGCCGGGTCCGTCGAGCGACGACGCGAAAGCGGCTGCAGCGTCGGTCGTGTCGTCGTTCGCCCCGAGTGTGTGACAGAATATCCTGGTTGCCTTCACGGGCACATGGTGGCTATAGCTCAGTTGGTAGAGCACCGCGTTGTGGTCGCGGGGGTCGCGGGTTCAAGCCCCGTTAGCCACCCCACTTCTTCCGGCCGGGGGCCGACATGATCGACATGGATGCCGACGCCTTCGAGAGACTCGTCCTCGACGAGCTCGACGCGCTCCCCGATGAGATGGTCGATGGTCTCGACAACGTCGTGTTCGTGGTCGAGGACCGTCCTGAGGACGGCAGCCTCGACCTCTTCGGCCTCTACGACGGGTGGGCCCTCACGGAACGCGACCGGTACGGGATGGGCGAGCTCCCCGACCGGATCATCGTGTATCGCGAGCCGCACCTGCACGCCTGCGACGACGAGAACGCCCTGCGCGAGGAGGTGCACACGACCCTCGTGCACGAGATCGCGCACTTCTACGGCCTCGACGACGAGCGCCTGCACCAGCTGGGGTGGGCATGAGCGCGCTCGCCGACACCCGCGAGGACGTCGGGCTGACCGAGGCACCGGTCCGCGACATCCCCTGGCAGACGGTCGTCTGGAACGACCCGGTGAACCTGATGAGCTACGTCGTTCACGTGTTCCGCAGCTACTTCGGGTTCTCCAAGGACGTCGCGACCCGGCTGATGCTCGCCGTGCACGAAGAGGGACACGCCGTGGTCGCCGAAGGCGCCCGCGAGCAGATGGAGCTGCACGCGCAGGCCATGCACGACTACGGCCTGTGGGCCACCGTCCGGAAGGCACCAGAGTGACCACCGTCGTCATGCAGATCACCCGGATCGAGGCGCTCCACGTGCGCCAGCTCGTCGCACAGTTCATCGAGCTGCTCGACGAGGGCGTGCGCGACGACCCCGCCGTCGCACGACTCACGCCCGACGCCTACCCCGACGATCCCGACGCAGGACGCGAGTTCCGTGCACTCACCTCCGCCGAGCTGCTGCGCCGCCGCTCCGACGACGCCGGAGTCGTGCTGGCCGATCTCGCCGTCGCGGGCGAGGACGGCGACCCGGCGGAGCTCACGACCGCGGACGCCGTCGCCGAGCTCACGATCGTCCTCGACGACGAGCGCACCGGCGCGTGGCTGCGGACGCTCGGTGCCGTCCGGCTCGTGCTCGCGTCCCGGCTCGGCATCGAGTCCGAGGGCGACGGCGACGAGGACGACCCCCGGTACGGCGTCTACGAGTGGCTCGGCTACCGACTCGACGCGCTCGTGCAGGCCGTCGAGGGATCGTAGACGACGTCGGCGAGATCCGCCGGCCGGTTCCGCGCGACGTGCTGCTCCTCCTGCGCCGCCCACCGTTCCCAGTGCGGGGCGTATGTCTCGCCATCGCGCGCCAGCGCGCGCGCACGGCGCTGCGGGGCGGGGCCGTCCATCCAGACCGAGACCGTGGCGTACGCGGCGACGCGGGGCGTGAGCGAGCCCGATCCTTCCACCACGAGCGTCCGCCCGGGTGCGACGAGGTGTTCCTCGGCCGCGACCCCGCGGTCCCAGTCCCAGCGACGCCAGCGTCCCGGCTCCCCCGCGGCTCGGGGCGCGATGACCTCGTCGGCCAGCATCTCGGACGCGGCCGTGAGCCCGTCCCAGCCCGGGTAGAACGCGTCGAGCGGCAGGAGATCGACCTCACCCGGGAGGTGCTGCTGCAGCATCCGGGCGAACGTCGAC
It includes:
- a CDS encoding acyl-CoA thioesterase II, giving the protein MSRRPEDAVEPAPYPDADPADALLSVLSLNSTEARTTEDIFTGVSHPMPRGRVFGGQVLAQSVLAASRTVDPDRPIHSMHGYFLRPGDTAHGITFAVDRLRDGRSFTARRTQAFQQGVPIFSMIASFQIEEDGLDHAEPMPDVPGPEELSDPELDSLHPLNPQTVVGLPLQARHVEGSLWAGDRVASSPSQNVWIRVRRRLPDDPLLHRAALAYMSDMSIQESVLRAHGLTWSAGDVNVASLDHAMWWHRPARADEWLLYAQTSPTARGARGLSTGRLYTRDGELVASVAQEIMVRVPTDQRRE
- a CDS encoding thioesterase family protein → MTDAVRLHIPIDLRWGDLDAFNHVNNTSMLKLLEECRVRAFWAPESGEPRYPTAVVPAGTELLTLIARQEIEYLRPVPYQSDPLDVQLWFGRLGGSSGEVCYEVYSPRAAGEQVLYARSSAVIVFVDAASGRPVRLTPEMRAAWEPYLGEPIRYSRR
- the ettA gene encoding energy-dependent translational throttle protein EttA, with protein sequence MAEYIYSMVRARKAVGEKLILDDVTMAFLPGAKIGMVGPNGAGKSTILKIMAGLDQPSNGEAKLSPGYTVGILMQEPELDETKTVLENIQEGVAIKPKLDRFNEISALMADPDADFDALLAEMGVLQEEIDAADGWDLDSQLEQAMDALRTPAGDEPVTKLSGGERRRVALARLLLQKPDLLLLDEPTNHLDAESVLWLEQHLQSYKGAVIAITHDRYFLDNVAEWIAEVDRGRLIGYEGNYSTYLEKKAERLDVQGKKDAKLAKRLKDELEWVRSSAKGRQTKSKARLARYEEMAAEAERTRKLDFEEIQIPPGPRLGSVVIEAKKLRKAFGDRSLIDGLSFSLPPNGIVGVIGPNGVGKTTLFKTIVGLEPLDGGELKIGETVKISYVDQSRANIDPNKTLWEVVSEGLDIITVGKTEIPSRAYVSKFGFKGPDQQKKAGVLSGGERNRLNLALTLKEGGNLLLLDEPTNDLDVETLQSLENALLEFPGCAVVITHDRWFLDRIATHILAYEGTDEHPDAWYWFEGNFEAYEANKIERLGPDAANPHRSTHRKLTRD
- the ssb gene encoding single-stranded DNA-binding protein, whose protein sequence is MSETITIVGNVAAAPERRDIGNGVEVTKFRVGCTQRRFDAQQGKWVDGHTNWYSVSAFRALGTHAFASLRRGERVIVTGKLRIRTWENDSGRGTSVEVDADAIGHDLLWGTSLFQEAPRSAPASTPTSEAASGTAGDWGAPAAVPDPWVAARPVEPAAEPVPAGAPPEDTPF
- a CDS encoding methyltransferase yields the protein MSTTQALWVAYGSGGVIGTIRKQDEVYLVTMAGADDVLGSYPTMEIAKNALHAQQAPGADWPEFRQH
- the orn gene encoding oligoribonuclease: MSVTDGDRLVWIDCEMTGLDLEVDQLVEIAIVVTDFDLNVLDEGFQLVIKPDDSALAHMNDFVTDMHRSSGLLDEIPNGVSVAEAEFQALEYIQRFAPVEGRAPLAGNTIGTDRMFLARYMPRLDRWLHYRSVDVSSIKELSKRWYPRVFHNAPAKHGGHRALADIRESIRELAYYRQAVFVPEPGPSSDDAKAAAASVVSSFAPSV
- a CDS encoding metallopeptidase family protein, whose protein sequence is MIDMDADAFERLVLDELDALPDEMVDGLDNVVFVVEDRPEDGSLDLFGLYDGWALTERDRYGMGELPDRIIVYREPHLHACDDENALREEVHTTLVHEIAHFYGLDDERLHQLGWA
- the clpS gene encoding ATP-dependent Clp protease adapter ClpS — encoded protein: MSALADTREDVGLTEAPVRDIPWQTVVWNDPVNLMSYVVHVFRSYFGFSKDVATRLMLAVHEEGHAVVAEGAREQMELHAQAMHDYGLWATVRKAPE
- a CDS encoding DUF2017 family protein, which gives rise to MTTVVMQITRIEALHVRQLVAQFIELLDEGVRDDPAVARLTPDAYPDDPDAGREFRALTSAELLRRRSDDAGVVLADLAVAGEDGDPAELTTADAVAELTIVLDDERTGAWLRTLGAVRLVLASRLGIESEGDGDEDDPRYGVYEWLGYRLDALVQAVEGS